The Geoalkalibacter subterraneus genome contains the following window.
CTCGCCATTCAACGTGCCACGGGAGGTGCCTTGTGATTACCAAAGACATGATAATTGCCGATGTCATCCGCAACCATCCGGAAACCATTGCCGTATTTCAGAAGTTCGGCCTGTCCTGCCGGGAATGTCAGATCGCTGATTTTGAAGAGGTGGAGCATGGTGCGGGGGTTCATGAAGTGGACCTGGAGCAACTCCTGGCCGAACTAAACAAGGTCTGCCAAAAGCAGGATTAAATCAACCGATCAGACTTTTTCGACGAAATTCTCCAGTTCATCCACCAGCCTGGCGAGCGCTTCAACGACCAGCGCTTCGATCTTTTCCCCTTTTTCAGCGCTGGCTCTGGACGGATCGCCGTGCACGCCGCCGGGCCAGTAGTTTCTTTTGTTGCGCACCAGAATGCCCTTGGGGAACTGCGGGGTTTCCCGGGGGCTCGTGCCTTTGACCAAATGCGGACGGGTAAAAAGGATGCGTGAGGTTTCGATCTCGCCCGCATGCGCATCGCCTGCCGTTTCGATCAAATCCCGCCCATGCTGTGCCGCCAGATCGTATTCTGTCACCACCGCAATTCTTGCCTGCGGCAGCCGCGCCAAAAGCTTTTCTCCCGCATCCACCAAAGCGGCGTTATGAGTGCCACCGGCATGTCCGCTGATCAGAACAAAATTGCGCATCCCCTGACGATAAAGATTGCTGACCAGGTCGACCGCCAACGCACGCAGCGTATCGGTGGTGATCGAAATCGTGCCGGGATGAGAGCTGGTTGAGCGGCACACCCCATAATAGATCGGCGGTGCCACGAAAACGGGACGTTTCTCAGAGAGGCGACAACAGACATCATAGGCCTGCATGGTGTCCGTCCCTAACGGAAGATGATGGCCGTGTTCCTCCACGGCCCCGAAAGGGATCAGAACGGTCTGCGTTTGCCGCAGCCCTTCAATAAACTCAGGCATGGTGATATCAGACAGGATCACGCGTCCAAACCTCCTTCAGGGTTCCGCATCACTCAAACCTCAAACAACATCGATAAAGCGATGGGTCTGCGGAATCACCCGCACCGGCGAATGAATACGGGAAACCTCCTGCTGCAGTTGGAGCAGAACTGTGCCCCGCACCGCGCAGCGCCCCTGTTCGGTCAACGGCTGAATGATCAGCGGCATCTGGGGTGCGATTTCATGTATCAGACCCGCCGCCTGGACGAGCTCTGATACCGGTGTCTGCTCACCAACCACAACCTTGACAAACCCTTCCCTCTTTGCCGCAATCCGCAGGAATTCCCGATGCTCATCCCATGGAGTCTGCGCGCCGCTTAACGATTCAAGCTTGAAATCCATCGAAACATAATCGATATCGCAGATGATTTTTTCCAGCGCCGCAGGCAGGGTCCCATTGGTTTCGAGGTAAACCGGCAGCAGTTCACGCAGTTGCGGGAGCCAGAGCTGAAGAGCCTCCACCTGCGCCAGCGGCTCTCCTCCGGTTAAACTGAGGGAGTGGTGCATGCCTGGCACGTTGCGGTGCCACTGGGAGAGAATGCCGTGCAGAATTTCGAGAGACACGGGGTTGGGCAAAGAGCGGAACTGCCCGGACCCGGGCGCATCTTCTATCCGGCAGTTGGGCTGCGGCTGATGCGGCGTATCGCAATATCGACAGGCGAGATTGCAGTCGGCAAAGCGCACAAAGATCTGGCGACAGCCGACCCACAGCCCCTCCCCCTGGATGGAAGAGAAGACCTCAATCAGCTTCGCTTCTTCAGTCGGCGACATAGCTTGCACAGGCATTATCCGATTCCCAGACCGTGACCCGTTTAACGAAAACATTGCCATCATTAAGCGATTCAGTGAGCTGCTCAAAAACAAAGCGGGAAATATTCTCCGACGAGGGGCTCAACTCGTCAAAGGGCTTGACCTCATTGAGATATTTGTGGTCAAGCAGGTCGAGCACCCGGTTGGTTTCACGCTTGAGCACTTTGAAATCCACGGCCAGCCCGGACTTATCAAGCTCGTGGGCACCGACCTCGACTTCAACTTTCCAATTGTGACCATGCAGGTTTTCACAATCGCCCTGATAGTGAATCAGGTTGTGCGCGGCAGCAAAATGAGACTGAATTTTAAGAAGAAACATGCAAAATCCTTGAATGCTGAGAGTTTTATTCTTCCTCTTCCGGGCGCGGCACATACTCGCCGGGAATGGCATACTCCTCCTGCGCCCACTTGCCGAGATCAACCTGGCGACATTTGGCGCTGCAGAAAGGGCGATGAGGATTCTCCTGCCAGGTGGTCCATTCACGACAGCGAGGGCACTTTATCCGTTGCAATTTTTTATGACTGTTTTTTTCGTCATTCATACTCATAACGTAGAATTGGTAGATTTGGGCTTTATGGGAAAAAGATATGCGAACTGCGGAATTGACAGGACTATTATACAGAAAAAGGCCAGGTTATTCACCTGGCCTTTTTATTTCTGGAGCGGGAAACGGGATTCGAACCCGCGACTTCAACCTTGGCAAGGTTGCACTCTACCACTGAGTTATTCCCGCTTGATTTGTGGCGTGTGCCGTCAAGCGCGCTAATAAATATCAAACGATTTCAACCAAGTCAACAAAAAATTTCTCAAAAAATTGTAACTGGTCAGCATGGCATCGCAACATCCCACACATGGTGAAGATACCAAAAATTTTGCCGGCGATTTTATTGATAGGAAGCCAGGTACCGCTTGACGCGGGAGACATAGGTCTGCGTTTCGGGGTAGGGAGGGATGCCGCCATATTGGCGTACAGTGGTGGGACCAGCGTTGTAGGCGGCAAGAGCCAATTCCAGATCACCGCCGAACTGGTCGAGCATCATACGCAGATAACGTGTGCCGCCACGGATGTTTTCTTCAGGGTCTGTCAGATTGCCGACATTGAGCCTGAGATAGCGAGCCGTTTCAGGCATGAGCTGCATTAATCCCACGGCCCCTTTGTTTGAAACCAGGGTCGGATCGTAGTTGCTCTCCGCTTTGATCACGGCGCGCACAAGCGGCTCTTCAAGTTTGTAGGTTCCAGCATAATGACTGATGATCTCGTCTAGTCCGGCGGAACTTTCCTTGCGATAGAACTCATAATTGCCGCTGGTGGGCCTGTTGGTAAAATGCACCACCCCGTCCGCGTCAACGTAGCGGAAGATATCGCTGTAGGCCGTACCGGGATTCGCCAAATGACTGAAAATCAGGACAAAAGCCGTCAATAGAATTGATTCTTTAAACATTTCAATCCTCTCGCCTCTTTCAGTGCAGATCAAAAATAGCCTGAAATTCAACTGGTTTAGCGATGTCAAAAGGCTTGACAATGCTGCTTTGGCATTCCCATAATGCCTGAGTGCTTAAATCAGACAAACGTATTGAAATGATCATTTTATGAGACACCTTTTGCGGCATTCGGCTCTTTAAATGACACTGCCCTGCCATGCAGGATTCGAGCCGTCAAATTGCCGCTCCCCCCGAGCGGGAGGGAGGCCCCTGAATGAAAGTCACATCTGATTTCCTCGTCATCGGCAGCGGCATTGCCGGTCTGAGTTTCGCTCTCAAAGTCGCCGAGCGTGGCACCGTATCCCTGGTCACCAAACGGGAGATGGCCGATTCGGCCACGAATCTGGCCCAGGGCGGGATCGCATCGGTTTTCTCCCCGGATGACAGTTTCGAAAAACATATCGAGGACACCATGGAGGCCGGTGCCCACCTGTCTCACCCCGAAGTGGTCAAGATGGTGGTGGAGCGTGGCCCTGAAGCCATCAAGGACCTGATCGACTGGGGCGTTGAATTTACCCGCAAAAAGGATAAAAGCTTTGATCTTCACCGCGAAGGCGGCCACAGCGAGCGGCGCATTTTTCATGTCCAGGATATCACCGGCCGTGAAATTGAGAGCACACTGATCGAGGCCGCCCGCAGCCACCCCAACATCCGGATTTACGAAAACCATATTGCAGTGGATCTAATCACCGAAGCTAAAGCCACCCACCGGCGGGTTTGTCCCAATTCTTGCCTGGGCGCTTATGTCCTCGACATTCAGGAGAAGGAAGTTTCGACTTTTGGGGCGCGTTATACCATTCTGGCCACAGGCGGCTGCGGCAAGGTCTACCTCTATACCTGCAACCCGGATGTGGCCACCGGCGACGGCGTGGCCATGGCCTACCGTGCAGGCGCGGCCATCTCCAACATGGAATTCATGCAGTTTCATCCCACCACGCTGTTCCACCCGCACGCCAAATCATTCCTGATCTCTGAAGCAGTGCGCGGCGAAGGCGCAATACTCAAGCGTCAGGACGGCACCGCCTTCATGGAGAACTATCACAAACTCAAAGACCTGGCCCCGCGCGATATCGTAGCCCGTGCCATCGACAACGAAATGAAGGTGCATGGCGACGACTGCGTTTTCCTCGACATCACCCACAAAGGGGCTGATTTCATCCAGGAGCACTTCCCCAACATCTATGAAACCTGCCTTTCCTACGGCATCGACATGACCCGGGAGCCGATTCCAGTCGTGCCCGCCGCGCACTACCTGTGCGGAGGGATTAAAGTCGATATGAACGGTGAGACGGACATTAAGAACCTGTTCGCCATCGGAGAAACGGCCTGCACCGGACTGCACGGCGCCAATCGTCTGGCCAGCAACAGCCTGCTTGAAGGGGTGGTCTACGCGAAGCTCGCCGCGCAAACCTGCATCAAGCGCCTTTCAGAGCCTGCCTCGCCCTTTCCCCTCATCTCTCCCTGGGATACGGGAAGCGCGCGTGACAGCGACGAAGAGGTAGTGGTTGCACACAACTGGCATGAGATCCGCCTTTCCATGTGGAATTATGTCGGGATCGTGCGCTCAACCAAACGTTTGGCGCGTGCTCACCGGCGCATCCAGATGATTCAGGAGGAAATCGCCGACTACTACTGGGACTTCTTCATCACGTCGGACCTGATCGAGTTACGCAATATCGCCACGGTCGCGGAACTGATCATCCGCTGTGCCCTCGAGCGTCACGAAAGCCGCGGACTGCACTACACCATCGACTACCCCGAAACCGACGACAGCCACTGGAAACGCGACACGCTGATTCGCAAGAACATCTGACGGAGGCGCTTTTGGACATCAATGAGATACGAAAACAAATAGATGCCCTGGACGACGAACTGCTGCGCATCTTCAATCAGCGCGCTCAGCTGGCCCTCGACATCGGTCACTGCAAGAAAAAAGTCGGTCTCGCGGTCTATGACCCGCAACGGGAAAAAAAGATTTTCGAGAGGATGAAAGGCGCCAATCCCGGCCCGTTGGATGACGGAGCCATTGTGCGCCTTTTTGAACGCGTCATTGATGAATCACGTCGTCTGGAACGGATCAAGACCAAAGGAGAGTAGATGCGATGCTGATTGTAATGAAGAAGACGGCGTCGGAAGACGATCTGCAGCATGTGAAGCAGTATCTTGTGGAACACGATTTCGATTTCCACCAGTCCACGGGAGCGGACCGCACCATCCTTGGCGTCATCGGCGACACTCACACCATTGACAAAGACGATCTGCGCGCCCTGCCCGGGGTGCTTGAAGTGTTTAAAATCCCGGAAGAAGAATAAACGCTGGCTCAGCTTCGGGCCCGTTCGACTTTGTAGACACCTTTGATTTTGTGAATGGCGTTGATGATCTTGTTGAGGTGGTCGAGGTTTTCAATCTCGATCTCAAAAGTATTAACCGCCCTTTTCTCCGCGGTAGCATGCATGTTGGCCGCAATAATATTGGCTTCGCCCTGGGTAATGGCGCCGGTAATCGCAGCCAGAATCCCCTTCTGATCATGGCAATAGACGTTGATTTTGACCGGCCGGGTTGTCTTTTTCTTCATATCCCATTCGACATCCACCCGCCGCTCGGGGTCTGCTTCAAGGACGTGCGGACAGTTTGAGGTATGCACTGTCAGCCCGCGCCCACGGGTGATAAATCCGATCACCTTATCGCCGGGCAGAGGATTGCAGCATTTGGCAAAGCGCACCATAATGTCCTCGATCCCCTGGATTTTAATGGCGCTTGAGGGTTTCTTGCGGATCTTGTTGAGAACCTGCCCGATGCGGCTTGGACGCGCCTCCTGCTCTGCGCGTAGCTTCTCCTCCGGCACGATGCGCGCGGCCGCCTGACCGGGGCTGAGCTTGCCGTAACCCACCGAGGCCAGCAGTTCATCCACCTGGTGAAATCCCAACTCCTCCAGCGCCCGGTTCATCTCCCCTGAGGAAAGGGCACGGTTAAAGCTCATGCCGTGCTTGCGCAGCTCTTTTTCCAGAAGATCCCGCCCGATTTCGATACTTTTCTCGCGCTGCTCGGCCTTGACCCATTGCCGGATTTTGTTGCGGGCCTTGGAGGTCCGCACGAACTTGAGCCAATCCTTACTGGGAGTATGATTGGGCGCGGTGATGACCTCGACCACATCGCCGTTGTGCAATTGCGTTTTCAGCGGCACCAGGCGGCCGTTGACCCGTGCGCCAACGCAGGTGTGGCCGACATCGCTGTGTACGGTGTAGGCAAAATCGACCGGCGTTGCTCCCTTGGGTAGCTCTTTGACTTCCCCGCCCGGGGTAAAGACAAAAACCTCTTCCGGGAACAGGTCGATCTTGACCGCATCCATAAACTCGCGGGAATCCGTAAGCTCACGCTGCCATTCCATCAACTGGCGCAGCCAGCCGAACCCGCGAGTCTCCTGCTCATCCCCCGGGGTCGTTTTCCCTTCCTTGTACTTCCAGTGTGCAGCGATCCCCTCCTCGGCCACATTATGCATGTCCCAGGTGCGGATCTGAACCTCCATGCGATCGCCGAAAGGGCCGATGACGGTGGTATGCAGCGACTGGTACATGTTGGCCTTGGGCATGGCGATGTAGTCTTTGAAACGTCCGGGAACAGGCTTCCAGGTGGAATGGATGATACCCAGCACCTCGTAGCACTCGCGCACGGAATCGACGATCACCCGGAAAGCAACCAGGTCATGAACCTGCTCAAAGTCGATCCCCTGCCGCTCCATCTTGAGATAGACGGAATAAAGATGCTTGAGGCGACCGGAAACCTCACCCTTGATTCCCTGCTCTTCAAGTTTGGCGGAGATCAGTTTTTTGACCTCTCCGATATAGCTCTCCCGCTCTTTCTGCTTGCGGCTGATCTTTTCGGAAAGTTCTTGGTAGGCCTTAGGTTCAAGGTAGCGAAAACTGAGGTTTTCCAACTCACCCTTGAGCCAGCTTATACCGAGTCGGTTGGCAAGCGGCGCGTAGATATCGAGAGTTTCCCGAGCGATGCGTCTCTGCTGTTCGACCGGCTTGTGAGACAAGGTCCGCATATTGTGGACTCGGTCTGACAGCTTGACCAGAATCACGCGGATGTCGCGTGCCATAGCGATGAGCATCTTGCGGAAATTCTCCGCCTGGCGTTCCTCGTGGGAGCGCAGGAAGAACTTGCCGATCTTGGTGACGCCGTCGACCAGTGAAGCAATCTCTTCGCCGAAGACCCCCTGGATTTCCTCGCGGGTAGTCAGGGTGTCCTCAAGTGCGTCATGCAGAAGCCCGGTGACGACGGTAGGAACATCCATGCGCAGCTGCGCCAGGATATAAGCTACCTCCATGGGATGCGTCAGGTAGGGTTCTCCCGACAGGCGGCTCTGCCCCTGGTGAACCTTGGCGCTGAACACATAGGCTTTGCGCACCAGGTCCAGGTCGGCACCAGGCAGATAGGAGCGGATTTTTTCAAGAATATCGTCGAGACGGACCATGAGGATGTATTCGGGAAAGATGATGCAGACATGAAAAAGGCAGACGACACAAGTTCGCCTGCCGAAATCAGCTTTAAACGAATCAGTTCTCCCGCAGGCAATAAACCCCTTGGACGGCAGCCAACCAGCCTGCCGGGCGGGTCAAACAATTCCGGAAAAGCTTATCTTTTACGCTTGGGAAGCTCGTATTCAACCTTGCCTGCCGCAATTTCACGCAATGCGACAACAATTTTCTTATTGTTCTGCTTGTTCTCGATAAGGGGGCTTGCGCCTTTATAAAGCTGCTTTGCGCGCTTGGCCGCAACCATGGCGAGCAGAAAACGGTTTGGAACCTGAACGAGACAATCTTCAACAGTAACCCTTGCCATGAAAAACTCCTTGAACGACTTGAAATATGATCAGATATCGAGATCGAAAACTTCGGTCAGACCGGGCAGAACCCGTGCGGTACGACAACCTTCTGCAATAACGATGGACTTGAGTGCATCCAGGGCGATATCAAAATCATCGTTGACGACAACATAATCGTAGTTAACCGACTCGCGGATTTCATCCCGGGCATTCTTCATGCGCCGTTCGATCACCTCCGCATCGTCTGTCTGACGATTCTCCAGTCTTTTGCGCAGCTCTTTCAGGTCAGGAGGGAGAATAAAAATAAAAACGCCCTCTCCGTAGGCTTTCCTGAGCTGAGCAGCCCCCTGAATATCGATGTCGAGCAATACGTCACAACCCTGCTCGCGCCAGTGCTCCAGAGTCTCGATGGCGGTGCCGTAGCGGTTGCCGTGAACCTCGGCCCATTCGGCAAAAGCGCCCTGTTCAACCATCTCTTTGAAGGATTCCGGGGTGATGAAAAAATAATCCACCCCGTCTTCTTCACCGGCCCGCTGGGCCCGAGTCGTGAAAGAAACAGAGTGCCGCAGGTGCGGGAAAAAGTCAACAAGCCGGTTGCACAGCGATGTTTTTCCCGCGCCGGAGGGGGCAGAGACAATGAAAAGACCTCCCTTCGGGCGACTCTTTGTCTGACTACTCGACATTCTGTACCTGCTCCTTGATCTTCTCCAGCTCCGCCTTGAGTTGAACAACCTGACGGGTCAACTGTGAATCATTGGACTTCGATCCCATGGTGTTGGCTTCGCGATTGAGTTCCTGCACCAGAAAATCAAGTTGCCGGCCGACAGGCTCCTGTTGTTGCAACAGGTCGTGAAACTGCTGAAGATGGCTCCTGAAACGTGAGATCTCTTCGCTGATATCACAGCGGTCGGCAAACAGTGCCACTTCCTGGGCCACACGCTGTTCATCGAAATCCACTTCGGAAGCAAGCCGCTCGAGTCGCTGCTTGAGCTTGACCTGCCATTCCTGAACAACCTCGGGCGCACGCGCGACGATCGTTTCAAGAACATCGCCGATCAGATCAAGACGTGCGGCAATATCTTCCTGGGTTGCGCGCCCCTCCGCCACCCGCATCGACTCAACAGCGTCGACCGCACTTTCAAGAGCCTGATCGAGACATTTCCTGATTTCTTCTGCAGCAACGGCGCAATCTTCCAGAACGATCACATCCTTCTGCGCAGCAAGCAGAGACAACGACAAATCGTCTTTCAAGTCATAAGCCGTGGTCATGCGGCGAAACATCTCCACATAGGCTTCGGCCAGGGCAGGATTGAAAGCAGGCGCGGCGGCTAGCTTTTCCTGCGAATCCTGGCTGATGAACAGATCGATTTTGCCGCGGCGCAGACGCTGGGAGACCCGTTTTCTGATCTCATGGTCATAGCCCATGAGAAAACGCGGAGCCTTGATGCTGACATCGCCGAAGCGATGGTTGACGGTTTTGATCTCCACCGTCAGGGAAAGGTTTTCGCTTTCCCCCTGCCCTTTACCGTAACCGGTCATACTTTTGATCATGCGTTGTCATCCTTTTGCGGGGATCGGCTCCCCTCCCGGGTTAAAGGGACCAGTAGATCAGCCCTTCATTTTCGATAACCTGGCGCGAATACATGGCCTTGACATCGATGACCACTCCGCATCCTTTACCGTTGCATGTCATCTCCCGCAGGCGCGCCGGAGTTATATCCTTGAACTTGTCATGTGACACCGCCAGAATCACGCCGTCCACGGGCAGGGAATCTTCAAGGCGACTGAGTTCCAGTCCATATTCGTGCAGGGTCTCCTCCGGAGTCGCCCAGGGGTCATGCACCAGCACCTCAACGCCGTATTCCTTGAGTTCAGAGACAATATCAACCACTTTCGTGTTGCGGATATCGGGCACATTCTCCTTGAAAGTCAATCCCAGTACCAGAATTCGCGCTCCCTTGACGGCCTTGTCAGCCTGAATCATTTTCTTAACCGTCATTTCGGCGACAAACTTTCCCATACCGTCATTGATTCTTCGACCGGCCAGGATCACCTGGGGATGATAACCAATCGCTTCAGCTTTATGGGTCAGGTAATAGGGATCGACGCCGATGCAGTGTCCACCGACAAGTCCTGGAAAGAATTTGAGAAAATTCCACTTGGTGCCAGCCGCAGCCAGCACATCCATGGTGGGGATCGACATCTTGTTGAAGATCATCGCCAGTTCGTTCATCAGGGCGATATTGAGGTCGCGCTGGGTGTTCTCGATGACCTTGGCCGCTTCGGCGACTTTGATGCTCGAAGCCCGATGCACGCCGGCGGTGACGACCATCTCATAAACAGCGGCGACCGTATTCAGGGTTTCCTCATCCTGGCCGGAGACAACCTTGACGATCTTGTCAACGGTATGAACCTTGTCGCCGGGGTTGATGCGCTCGGGGGAATAGCCCACTTTGAAATCAACGCCGCAGGTCAGACCGGATTCGCGCTCGAGGATCGGAACGCAGACCTCTTCAGTCACGCCGGGATAGACGGTGGATTCATACACCACGATGCTTCCGGGCTTGAGGTTGCGGCCAATGGCTGTCGAAGAGGACACCAGCGGCGAGAGATCCGGTTTGCGGAATTCATCGATGGGCGTCGGCACGGTGACAATGATAAAGCGCGCTTCCTGCAATCGTGCAGGGTCTTGCGTATAATCTATACTGGTTCGCGCAAGATCGTCTCCGCTGAGTTCACCTGTGGCATCGTAGCCATTGCGTAATTGCTCGATTTTTTTGCTGCTTATGTCAAAACCGATTACCTTGGTCTTATGGCCGAAAGCGGCCGCCAGCGGCAACCCGACATAGCCCAGGCCGACCATCGCAATGGCCGCATCTCCGGCTGCAATCTCCTGACAGGTCACCATTTTCACACCACCCTCCTTACCGATATATTTTTAAGATTGGATTTATCAACTGGATTTATTGACACTTCGTGAATGTGGAGTTACATGCAAAATTCAACCCCTTCCCCTACCCTGACCCTCCCCCGCTGGGAGGGGATTATTTATGGGCGTTTCAAGATAAAATCAACGGCTGCCGCCAGGTCGGCGAAACGGGTGACTTTGCCTGCAACCTCCTCCGACGCCTGTGAACCATATCCTGTCAATACCAACAATGGGGTGCAGCCTGCAGCAACGCCAGCCTCAATATCCGAGGCTTTGTCCCCCACCATATACGATTGCGCCAGATCGATCCCATGCTCTTCTGCCGCCTGCAACAAAAGACCGGGCTTGCCTTTGCGGCAGTCGCATTCCTGCCGATATTCCCCCTGCCCTTCGGTCGGATGGTGCGGACAGAAATAAAATCCATCAATGTGGGCACCGAAATAAACCAGTTCCGACTGCAGGTGTTCATGCAGGGCCTCAACCGCTCTCGGCTCGAAGTATCCCCGTGCAATCCCGGCTTGATTGGAGACGACCAGCACAACAAACCCCGCATCATTCAGGTGGGAGATAGCTTCGGGAGCGCCGGGGATGAATTCAAAATCCTCGACCCGGTGCAGGTAGTCTTTCTCCACGTTGATGGTGCCGTCGCGGTCGAGAAAAACCGCTCTGCGGAGCGGATTTTCTGTGAGGAGTGAGGGGTGAGGAGTGAGGGGGGTCAATTTGCTACCTTTCCCTTCAGGGAGTTCATCAATCCGCCGAATAAGCTAAAAATACGTTCGATTCGGTTCTGGATATTCCTAGTATCGTTCAAATAACCCAAGTCTTTGGCAAGAATAATCTGTGTATCCAATTCGCTTAAAGAACCCCGAGCAATCGAAAGAAATTGCAAAAATTCTTTTGGCCCCATACGGCCAGCTCCCTCAGCGATGTTGCTTGGGACCGAAATAGCTGCACGCCGCATTTGGTTGGTTAGAGAATAGACCTCATCGCGAGGAAATTTTTCTGTCGCCTCGTATATTTCTCGTACCAAGATCATTGATTCTTGCCACAGCCTGAGGTCATGATGTTTTCGCCTCACTCCTCACTCCTCACCCCTCACGGTATTGTTGAAGAATTTTTTCAACAAGACCTGTCGTCGATTTTCCGGCAACAAACTCAATAATTTCCACGCGGCCGCCGTAGCTTTCGACAATCTCCTTGCCGACGACTCCCTCGGGGGAGTAATCGCCGCCTTTGACCAGAATATCCGGCTTGACCGCACGGATCAGCTCCAGAGGAGTATCCTCGTCAAACAGGCAGACATAATCGATGCAATCGAGGGCAGCCAGGATATGGGCCCGCTCGTTTTCGCCGATCAGGGGGCGCTTTGGGCCTTTGAGACGCTGAACCGACTGGTCGGAGTTGAGGCCGAGCACCAGCAGGTCGCCAAGCCTGCGCGCTTTCTGCAGGTACTGAACGTGGCCCGCATGCAGCAGGTCGAAGCAGCCGTTGGTAAAGACAATGCGGCGTCCCTTTTCACGCTCACGTTCAAGGGCGACGCTGAGCACGTCCCGCGTCTTGATTTTCAGATCGCTGTCGCGGTGACTGCGGCCGACTGTTTCGAAAATTTCCTCGGCAGACACAGTCGAGGTGCCCACCTTGCCCACCACAATGCCCGCGGCGACATT
Protein-coding sequences here:
- a CDS encoding YicC/YloC family endoribonuclease, encoding MIKSMTGYGKGQGESENLSLTVEIKTVNHRFGDVSIKAPRFLMGYDHEIRKRVSQRLRRGKIDLFISQDSQEKLAAAPAFNPALAEAYVEMFRRMTTAYDLKDDLSLSLLAAQKDVIVLEDCAVAAEEIRKCLDQALESAVDAVESMRVAEGRATQEDIAARLDLIGDVLETIVARAPEVVQEWQVKLKQRLERLASEVDFDEQRVAQEVALFADRCDISEEISRFRSHLQQFHDLLQQQEPVGRQLDFLVQELNREANTMGSKSNDSQLTRQVVQLKAELEKIKEQVQNVE
- a CDS encoding nucleotide sugar dehydrogenase produces the protein MVTCQEIAAGDAAIAMVGLGYVGLPLAAAFGHKTKVIGFDISSKKIEQLRNGYDATGELSGDDLARTSIDYTQDPARLQEARFIIVTVPTPIDEFRKPDLSPLVSSSTAIGRNLKPGSIVVYESTVYPGVTEEVCVPILERESGLTCGVDFKVGYSPERINPGDKVHTVDKIVKVVSGQDEETLNTVAAVYEMVVTAGVHRASSIKVAEAAKVIENTQRDLNIALMNELAMIFNKMSIPTMDVLAAAGTKWNFLKFFPGLVGGHCIGVDPYYLTHKAEAIGYHPQVILAGRRINDGMGKFVAEMTVKKMIQADKAVKGARILVLGLTFKENVPDIRNTKVVDIVSELKEYGVEVLVHDPWATPEETLHEYGLELSRLEDSLPVDGVILAVSHDKFKDITPARLREMTCNGKGCGVVIDVKAMYSRQVIENEGLIYWSL
- the gmhB gene encoding D-glycero-beta-D-manno-heptose 1,7-bisphosphate 7-phosphatase; amino-acid sequence: MTPLTPHPSLLTENPLRRAVFLDRDGTINVEKDYLHRVEDFEFIPGAPEAISHLNDAGFVVLVVSNQAGIARGYFEPRAVEALHEHLQSELVYFGAHIDGFYFCPHHPTEGQGEYRQECDCRKGKPGLLLQAAEEHGIDLAQSYMVGDKASDIEAGVAAGCTPLLVLTGYGSQASEEVAGKVTRFADLAAAVDFILKRP
- a CDS encoding four helix bundle protein — its product is MRRKHHDLRLWQESMILVREIYEATEKFPRDEVYSLTNQMRRAAISVPSNIAEGAGRMGPKEFLQFLSIARGSLSELDTQIILAKDLGYLNDTRNIQNRIERIFSLFGGLMNSLKGKVAN